A single Phragmites australis chromosome 4, lpPhrAust1.1, whole genome shotgun sequence DNA region contains:
- the LOC133916941 gene encoding pentatricopeptide repeat-containing protein At2g03880, mitochondrial-like, producing the protein MPAAAAATATAGGDPAVLHAVLVKTASASRAAYNLLLSRYPPSLSLPLLSRLPFHPNAVSLTSSLASLSSSSPSSALPLLRRVLGISSSLLADGPLSSLLRSMPPSLAPYVHALAFKLALSSSPFSSSCLITLYSRSRSPVAVRHLFDEIPVANRDPVCYSSTIVGLAQNGRYEESLSVFVSRRSNAVCSTMHPLSAALRAVAGLAALEQTCGIHAHAVVVGLDGNVAVGTALVDAYGKAGLVDDSGKVFQRLGDNQNLITWNALLSAHAQQGDVQAVIGLFNQMAELGFTPDGLTFLAVLTACSNAGAATEAEFWLEAMQSKYNSKPGLEHYTCMVGAMARVGRLEDAECVACTMPCEPDAAVWRTLLMGCVVHRKVDLAKAMGHRLLEIDPNDDSAYVMLANACSEAGRKDEVAEAWTAMRDRGVRKEGGRSWIEVRGQVHVFVANERRHEQLLEIYGKLNELIQEVEKLGYKEGDEGFWHHSERLALAYGLISGAVPSRKVLRIVKNLRICAHCHEFFKYASMVIDRVIVVRDVNRYHTIKKGVCSCGDYW; encoded by the coding sequence AtgcccgccgcggccgcggccacgGCCACTGCAGGCGGCGACCCGGCCGTCCTCCACGCGGTCCTCGTCAAgaccgcctccgcctcccgcgccgcctacaacctcctcctctcccgctACCCGCCGTCGCTGTCGCTACCCCTGCTCTCCCGCCTCCCCTTCCACCCCAACGCCGTCTCACTCACGTCCTCCCTCGCCTcactctcctcttcctctccgtCGTCCGCGCTCCCGCTGCTTCGCCGCGTCCTTGGCATATCCTCGTCCCTCCTCGCCGATGGTccgctctcctccctcctccgctcCATGCCTCCGTCCCTAGCGCCATACGTGCACGCCCTCGCCTTCAAGCTCGCCCTCTCCTCATCACCCTTCTCCTCGTCCTGCCTTATCACTCTATACTCCCGATCCCGCTCCCCCGTGGCCGTCCGCCACCTGTTCGACGAAATCCCCGTTGCAAACCGAGACCCCGTCTGCTACTCTTCCACAATTGTTGGGCTCGCGCAGAACGGCCGATACGAGGAATCTCTGTCCGTTTTCGTCAGTAGGCGCTCCAATGCTGTTTGTTCAACCATGCACCCACTGTCCGCTGCTCTCCGGGCGGTCGCGGGGCTTGCTGCGCTGGAGCAGACTTGTGGGATTCATGCGCATGCCGTGGTGGTTGGGCTTGATGGGAATGTGGCTGTCGGGACTGCGCTGGTTGATGCTTATGGGAAGGCCGGACTCGTGGATGATTCAGGGAAGGTGTTTCAGAGGTTGGGTGATAACCAGAACTTGATCACGTGGAATGCGCTGCTGTCTGCGCACGCGCAGCAGGGAGACGTGCAAGCTGTCATTGGATTGTTTAATCAGATGGCGGAGCTGGGGTTTACGCCCGATGGGCTCACGTTCCTTGCTGTTCTCACAGCATGTAGCAATGCTGGAGCAGCAACTGAGGCTGAGTTTTGGTTGGAAGCAATGCAGTCCAAGTACAATTCGAAGCCTGGCCTTGAGCATTATACTTGCATGGTGGGTGCAATGGCACGGGTGGGGCGTCTAGAGGATGCAGAGTGTGTCGCATGTACAATGCCATGCGAGCCGGATGCAGCTGTGTGGCGCACACTTCTAATGGGCTGTGTGGTTCACCGCAAGGTTGACTTGGCAAAAGCCATGGGGCATCGGCTATTGGAGATTGACCCCAATGATGACTCAGCCTATGTCATGCTTGCCAACGCCTGCTCGGAAGCTGGGAGAAAGGATGAGGTGGCTGAGGCATGGACTGCAATGAGGGACCGGGGAGTCAGGAAAGAAGGTGGTCGGAGTTGGATTGAGGTTAGAGGGCAGGTACATGTGTTTGTTGCAAATGAAAGAAGGCATGAGCAACTGCTAGAGATATACGGCAAGTTGAATGAACTGATTCAAGAGGTAGAGAAGTTAGGGTACAAGGAGGGAGACGAGGGGTTCTGGCATCATAGTGAAAGATTGGCCCTCGCATATGGGTTGATCAGTGGTGCTGTACCATCAAGAAAGGTGTTGAGGATAGTGAAGAACTTGAGGATATGTGCTCATTGTCATGAATTCTTCAAGTATGCTAGCATGGTAATCGACAGAGTAATTGTAGTAAGGGATGTCAACAGGTATCACACGATTAAGAAAGGTGTTTGCAGTTGCGGAGACTACTGGTGA
- the LOC133916943 gene encoding plasmodesmata-located protein 3-like, translated as MSIRRARFLLVVLAAVGLLLHVPPPVSCADLYALIYKGCANQTFPGGGLPPTIAALSSALSAQSASAKFYKTSSSSASAPSTSVFGLFQCRGDLSGSDCATCVSRAMSSWSELCGPSVAARVQLAGCLALYEVSGFPQVSGIQMLFKTCGTGGGGGGDFEMRRDTAFAQLEGGVAASTGGFVATSYQAVYAMAQCEGELSTGDCSQCVTQSVQHVEVECGGAPSGQVYLDKCYISYSYYPHGVPHGGGMGGQQTGKTVAIVLGGAVGLGFLVICLLFARSLVKKKDDY; from the exons ATGAGCATTCGCAGAGCTCGCTTCCTCCTCGTCGTTCTCGCCGCCGTCGGGCTCCTCCTCCACGTGCCGCCGCCGGTGTCGTGCGCCGACCTCTACGCGCTCATCTACAAGGGCTGCGCCAACCAGACCTTCCCGGGCGGTGGGCTTCCCCCCACCATCGCGGCCCTCTCCTCCGCGCTCTCCGCGCAGTCCGCCTCCGCCAAGTTCTACaagacctcctcctcctcggcgtcggcgccCTCCACCTCAGTCTTCGGCCTCTTCCAGTGCCGCGGGGACCTCTCCGGCTCCGACTGCGCCACCTGCGTCTCCCGCGCCATGTCCTCCTGGTCCGAACTCTGCGGCCCCTCCGTCGCCGCGCGGGTCCAGCTCGCCGGCTGTCTCGCGCTCTACGAGGTCTCCGGGTTCCCCCAGGTCTCCGGCATCCAGATGCTCTTCAAGACCTGCGGCAcggggggcggcggcgggggcgactTCGAGATGCGTCGGGACACAGCCTTCGCGCAGCTCGAGGGAGGCGTCGCCGCCAGCACCGGCGGGTTCGTCGCCACCAGCTACCAGGCGGTGTACGCCATGGCGCAGTGCGAGGGCGAACTCTCCACGGGGGACTGCAGCCAGTGCGTCACCCAGTCTGTGCAGCACGTCGAGGTCGAGTGCGGCGGCGCCCCCTCCGGCCAGGTTTACCTCGACAAGTGCTACATTAGCTACAGCTACTACCCCCACGGCGTGCCCCATGGCGGAGGCATGGGAG GGCAGCAGACAGGAAAGACTGTAGCCATTGTGCTTGGAGGAGCGGTAGGTCTGGGTTTCCTGGTCATCTGCTTGCTTTTCGCCAGGAGTctggtcaagaagaaggatg ATTATTGA
- the LOC133916944 gene encoding noroxomaritidine synthase-like has protein sequence MDALFLSIELFPILCCLILYYYHLQSKKTSTSEPTEWPMVGHLPGMIANIHSFHDWATAVLTGTGCNFEARAGVTGVRYFITCDPANVRHIFTSNFVNYPKGDEFAEIFDVLGGGIFNADGESWRRQRVKAQMLMTGPRFRAFSARCSRDMVEKSLLPFLAHAADEGRPCDLHDVFLRLTFDMTCTLVFGVDPGCLAIGLPVVPFARAMDDALETLFLRHIIPVPLWKLMNRLEVGQEKKMAAAGRTIDSFVAATVAKRRADKLNEGISNSADLLSSFICHEDTSDNDDKFLRDTTVNLLLAGRDTTGAALSWFFYLLSKNPRVEQKLLDELEPIASRRVVDTAETASGMMSFDASELANLLYLHAALCECLRLYPSVPFEHKAVVADDVLPSGKEMKAGDKVLVFNYSMGRMKSVWGKDCMEFRPERWITEEGKLRYEPSYKFISFNAGPRTCLGKEMAFVQMKTAAAAVLWNFAVEVVPGHVVEPKLSIILHMKNGLAVRVRRRDACHG, from the coding sequence ATGGATGCGTTGTTTCTGTCCATAGAGCTGTTTCCTATTCTCTGCTGCCTCATCCTTTACTACTACCACCTGCAATCAAAGAAAACGAGCACTTCGGAGCCGACCGAATGGCCGATGGTGGGTCATCTCCCCGGCATGATCGCCAACATCCACAGCTTCCACGACTGGGCCACCGCCGTCCTGACCGGCACGGGCTGCAACTTCGAAGCCCGCGCAGGGGTCACCGGTGTGCGGTATTTTATCACCTGCGACCCGGCCAACGTGCGGCACATCTTCACGTCCAACTTCGTCAACTACCCGAAAGGTGACGAGTTCGCCGAAATCTTCGACGTCCTTGGCGGCGGCATCTTCAACGCCGATGGGGAGTCGTGGCGGCGCCAGCGGGTGAAGGCACAGATGCTCATGACCGGTCCTCGGTTTCGCGCCTTCTCGGCACGGTGCAGCCGCGACATGGTGGAGAAGAGCCTCTTGCCTTTCCTTGCCCACGCCGCCGACGAGGGAAGGCCGTGTGATCTGCACGACGTGTTCCTGAGGTTAACGTTCGACATGACTTGCACTCTCGTTTTCGGCGTCGACCCTGGGTGCCTGGCGATCGGCTTGCCCGTGGTTCCCTTCGCGCGCGCGATGGACGATGCGTTGGAGACGCTTTTCCTACGGCACATCATCCCCGTGCCGTTGTGGAAGCTGATGAACAGGCTTGAAGTAGGTcaggagaagaagatggccgCTGCTGGAAGGACGATCGACAGCTTCGTCGCCGCAACCGTCGCAAAACGCAGGGCCGACAAGCTCAATGAAGGCATCAGTAACTCGGCCGACTTGCTGTCATCCTTCATCTGTCACGAAGACACCAGTGACAATGATGACAAGTTCTTACGGGACACGACAGTGAACCTCTTGCTCGCAGGCCGCGACACGACGGGCGCGGCGCTGTCGTGGTTCTTCTACCTCCTCTCCAAGAACCCGCGCGTCGAGCAGAAACTACTGGACGAGCTTGAGCCCATTGCTTCCCGGAGAGTCGTCGACACGGCTGAGACAGCCAGCGGCATGATGAGCTTCGACGCGAGCGAGCTCGCCAACCTGCTGTACCTGCACGCAGCCTTGTGCGAGTGCTTGAGGCTGTACCCGTCCGTCCCGTTCGAGCACAAGGCGGTGGTCGCCGACGACGTGCTGCCTAGCGGGAAGGAGATGAAGGCAGGCGACAAGGTACTGGTGTTCAACTACTCCATGGGCAGGATGAAGAGCGTCTGGGGCAAGGACTGCATGGAGTTCAGGCCCGAGAGGTGGATCACCGAGGAAGGGAAGCTGCGGTACGAGCCGTCTTACAAGTTCATCTCGTTCAACGCCGGGCCGCGGACGTGCCTCGGCAAGGAGATGGCGTTCGTGCAGATGAAAACCGCTGCGGCTGCCGTGCTTTGGAACTTCGCCGTTGAGGTCGTGCCGGGGCACGTCGTGGAGCCCAAGCTGTCCATCATACTTCATATGAAGAATGGGCTCGCCGTCAGGGTCAGGAGAAGGGACGCCTGCCACGGCTAG